The following are encoded in a window of Streptococcus pasteurianus genomic DNA:
- a CDS encoding rhamnulokinase has protein sequence MKTILAIDLGATSGRGILYSIEKGKLISKEVSRFKNSIHKVKGRLCWNIDNLEKNIKKCIKVSQQQSKLSSIGIDTWGVDFVFLDTNGEIITQPVSYRDSRTESILDEIARYSSLNDLYFKTGNQLMEINTLFQLIACKSQTPEEYFKANKLLMISDYLNYSLTGEVAIERSIASTMQMVNPLTKDWNQEVLKTFEISELLLPKLVSEGNILGKTSKEISKNEIVVVNVCQHDTASAVAAIPHEEENLLYISCGTWSLIGTELKSPILTDSALKYNFTNEAGYDGTTRFLKNCTGLWILEELKKSFFKLGNDFSYDEITEMVSNTRSCVPTFDTDASTFSSPGNMIEKIVDYFADEDITISPDPAILFKIVYQSLAEKYQEVILQLEKITGNVYKRIDLIGGGSKSNYFSQLVADVTGKTVVTGLYEATSIGNALVQFKALGCVKDMKEAKKLVKESITFNYFYPKEEEENDTIS, from the coding sequence ATGAAAACTATATTGGCAATCGATCTTGGTGCTACGTCAGGTAGAGGAATCCTGTATTCTATTGAAAAGGGAAAATTGATTTCGAAAGAAGTTAGTAGATTTAAAAATTCAATTCATAAAGTTAAGGGAAGATTATGTTGGAACATAGATAACCTAGAAAAAAATATAAAAAAATGTATTAAAGTTTCTCAACAGCAGTCAAAATTATCTTCTATAGGAATTGATACATGGGGAGTAGATTTTGTATTCTTGGATACTAATGGTGAAATCATTACTCAACCTGTTAGTTATCGAGATAGTCGAACAGAATCAATATTAGATGAGATTGCTAGATACTCTTCTTTAAATGATTTGTATTTTAAGACTGGTAATCAGTTAATGGAGATTAACACACTATTTCAATTAATTGCATGTAAATCTCAGACTCCTGAAGAATATTTCAAAGCAAATAAACTATTAATGATTTCTGATTATTTGAATTATTCATTGACTGGTGAGGTTGCGATTGAAAGAAGTATAGCCTCTACAATGCAAATGGTTAACCCCTTGACAAAAGACTGGAACCAAGAGGTTTTAAAAACATTTGAAATTTCTGAATTACTTTTACCGAAATTAGTATCCGAAGGAAATATTCTAGGTAAAACATCTAAAGAAATTTCAAAGAATGAAATAGTAGTAGTCAATGTCTGTCAACATGATACAGCAAGTGCGGTAGCAGCGATACCACATGAAGAAGAAAATTTACTATATATTTCTTGTGGAACGTGGTCATTAATCGGAACAGAGTTGAAATCTCCTATACTTACAGATAGTGCGCTGAAGTATAATTTTACAAATGAAGCGGGCTATGATGGGACCACTAGATTTTTGAAAAATTGTACTGGACTCTGGATTCTTGAAGAATTAAAAAAATCATTCTTTAAATTAGGCAATGACTTTTCTTATGACGAAATTACTGAAATGGTGAGTAATACGAGAAGTTGTGTCCCAACATTTGATACGGATGCTTCGACATTTTCAAGTCCAGGGAACATGATTGAAAAGATTGTCGATTATTTTGCAGATGAAGATATAACAATATCACCAGATCCAGCAATTCTATTTAAAATAGTTTATCAAAGTTTGGCCGAAAAATATCAAGAAGTCATTCTACAATTGGAAAAAATAACTGGAAATGTCTATAAGAGGATTGACTTGATAGGCGGTGGTTCTAAGTCGAACTATTTCTCACAATTAGTAGCAGATGTAACAGGAAAGACTGTGGTTACTGGTCTGTATGAAGCAACTTCAATTGGTAATGCACTCGTTCAATTTAAGGCTCTTGGCTGTGTTAAAGATATGAAAGAAGCCAAGAAACTTGTCAAAGAGTCTATAACATTTAACTATTTCTACCCAAAAGAGGAGGAAGAAAATGACACTATATCCTAA
- a CDS encoding DeoR/GlpR family DNA-binding transcription regulator: MSRDKRLQEITDILQNRKRIDVKQLEKLTFSSTSTLRRDLIFLEEQGLIKRKHGEVILNSFNTVELAHSIRETENRSEKKIIADLAKDFIGPGMCIYLDSSTTVYELCPFLSTIDNLIIFTNGLNTAQLLSELSNPTMKIFITGGEVKHHSASVVNHSMENSLLEHFSIDLAFCSARGIDGEYVYEASFSQASAKKTIIDKAKETILLIDSSKFRISGFFKINNLKQYKTIISDKFPDESLLTSAEKYEVEWIANR; this comes from the coding sequence ATGAGTAGAGATAAACGATTACAGGAAATAACAGATATTCTTCAAAATAGAAAGAGAATCGATGTAAAACAACTTGAAAAATTAACTTTTTCAAGTACTTCTACACTTCGTAGAGACCTAATTTTTCTTGAAGAACAAGGACTCATAAAACGAAAACATGGGGAGGTTATATTAAACTCCTTTAATACTGTTGAGCTTGCACATAGTATCAGGGAAACTGAAAATAGATCTGAGAAAAAAATAATTGCTGACCTTGCAAAAGATTTTATTGGTCCAGGGATGTGTATTTACTTGGATTCAAGTACAACAGTTTATGAATTATGTCCTTTCCTATCTACTATAGACAACTTAATTATTTTTACGAATGGACTTAATACTGCTCAGTTGCTTTCTGAACTTTCTAATCCAACAATGAAAATTTTCATTACTGGGGGTGAGGTTAAACACCACTCTGCCTCCGTTGTAAATCATAGTATGGAAAATAGTCTTCTTGAACATTTTAGTATTGACCTTGCATTTTGCTCCGCAAGAGGAATTGATGGAGAATATGTTTATGAAGCTTCTTTCAGTCAAGCAAGTGCTAAAAAAACTATCATTGATAAAGCTAAAGAGACTATATTACTTATTGATAGTTCAAAATTTCGTATATCTGGATTTTTCAAAATTAATAATTTAAAGCAGTATAAAACTATTATCTCAGACAAATTTCCTGATGAATCACTATTAACTTCTGCAGAAAAATATGAAGTTGAATGGATTGCCAACAGATAA
- a CDS encoding AAA family ATPase, which translates to MLVKDLLSRETNIVLIDEFDKVNIGLYNVFYQMFDEGELEDINYSVDVSNVYLF; encoded by the coding sequence GTGTTGGTAAAAGATTTATTGTCAAGAGAAACAAACATTGTCTTAATTGATGAATTTGACAAAGTAAATATTGGTTTATACAACGTTTTTTATCAAATGTTTGATGAAGGGGAGTTGGAAGATATAAATTACTCTGTAGATGTTTCTAACGTATATTTGTTTTAA
- the trxA gene encoding thioredoxin: protein MAHNITDATFEAETSEGLVLIDFWATWCGPCLMQAPILEQLSEEIDEDELKIVKIDVDENPDTAQKFGIMSIPTLLFKKDGEVVKQVAGVHTKEQIKEIVAELS from the coding sequence ATGGCACATAATATTACAGATGCGACATTCGAAGCAGAAACAAGTGAAGGGCTTGTCCTTATTGACTTTTGGGCAACTTGGTGTGGTCCATGTTTGATGCAAGCGCCAATTTTGGAACAATTGTCAGAAGAAATCGATGAAGACGAACTTAAAATCGTCAAAATCGATGTTGATGAAAATCCAGATACCGCACAAAAATTTGGTATCATGTCAATTCCAACATTGCTGTTCAAAAAAGACGGCGAAGTTGTGAAACAAGTGGCTGGTGTGCACACAAAAGAACAAATCAAAGAAATCGTTGCTGAATTAAGCTAA
- a CDS encoding phosphatase PAP2 family protein, whose protein sequence is MKNYDIFYNKLTRSFQNKPTAIRCLQIVNSLLTKIMYLVYPLMLIYLFCKQPNRLIAFILIPAISFVLVSVVRKLLNAPRPYETWNITPLILKNTKGQSMPSRHVFSATIISMAILRLNLILGIFFLILSLVIALCRVLGGVHYPRDVMVGFLVGIVCGLLLFLF, encoded by the coding sequence ATGAAAAATTACGATATATTTTATAACAAGCTGACACGAAGTTTTCAGAATAAACCGACCGCCATTCGTTGCCTGCAAATTGTCAATAGTTTATTAACAAAAATCATGTATTTGGTTTATCCGCTAATGCTAATTTACCTGTTTTGTAAACAGCCAAATAGGTTGATTGCTTTCATTCTTATCCCAGCTATTTCATTTGTGTTAGTATCAGTTGTGCGCAAGCTACTCAATGCCCCTCGTCCTTACGAGACTTGGAACATCACACCACTTATTTTAAAAAATACCAAGGGACAATCTATGCCAAGTCGTCATGTCTTTTCGGCAACCATTATCAGCATGGCTATTTTACGGTTGAACCTTATTTTGGGCATTTTCTTTCTGATATTATCCCTAGTGATTGCACTTTGCCGCGTTTTAGGCGGTGTACATTATCCTCGCGATGTCATGGTGGGTTTTCTCGTTGGAATCGTCTGTGGATTACTGCTTTTCCTTTTTTAG
- the nadC gene encoding carboxylating nicotinate-nucleotide diphosphorylase, translating into MLDPITLKLNVDPLILSALSEDINNEDVSTNSVMPENVAGQVDLICKEDGIICGLPVFERVFYLLDPTTTFDVWVKDGEAVKAGQHLGTVHGDIRVLLSGERTALNYLQRMSGIATYTHEMAELLKDSPITLLDSRKTTPNNRIFEKYAVKVGGGKNHRYNLSDGVLLKDNHIGAAGGVKEAVLAAKNYAPSVRKIEIEVETLEMVKEAVEAGADIIMLDNMDHDTMKEAVAVVNGKAEIEISGNVTKENLASYVDLNVQYVSSGAITHSAKILDLSLKNLHPVDN; encoded by the coding sequence ATGTTAGACCCAATTACCCTAAAATTAAACGTTGACCCGCTCATTTTGAGTGCTTTGTCTGAAGATATTAACAATGAAGATGTCTCAACGAATAGTGTTATGCCTGAAAATGTGGCTGGTCAAGTTGATTTGATTTGTAAAGAAGATGGGATTATCTGTGGCTTACCTGTTTTTGAACGCGTTTTTTACTTGCTTGACCCAACGACAACCTTTGACGTTTGGGTGAAAGACGGTGAAGCTGTCAAGGCAGGACAACATTTGGGAACCGTTCATGGTGATATTCGTGTCTTACTGTCAGGCGAACGTACGGCTCTTAACTATTTGCAACGTATGAGTGGCATTGCGACTTACACGCATGAAATGGCAGAGCTGTTGAAAGACAGTCCGATTACACTTCTTGATTCACGTAAGACCACGCCAAATAATCGTATTTTTGAAAAATACGCTGTTAAAGTTGGCGGCGGTAAAAATCACCGTTACAATTTATCAGACGGTGTCCTGTTGAAAGATAATCACATTGGCGCAGCAGGTGGTGTCAAGGAGGCTGTTCTTGCTGCTAAAAATTATGCTCCGTCTGTTCGTAAAATTGAAATCGAAGTTGAAACGCTTGAAATGGTCAAAGAAGCTGTGGAAGCAGGTGCTGACATTATCATGCTTGATAATATGGACCATGACACAATGAAAGAAGCAGTTGCTGTGGTTAATGGCAAGGCAGAAATCGAAATTTCTGGAAATGTGACTAAGGAAAATCTGGCTTCTTATGTTGATTTGAATGTCCAATATGTCTCAAGTGGAGCAATTACTCATTCTGCTAAAATTTTGGATTTATCCCTTAAAAATCTACATCCTGTTGATAACTGA
- a CDS encoding L-aspartate oxidase has product MKTNVLIVGSGCSGLYTALNLPQELQITIITKDTLENSDSFLAQGGICMLKDDSDYESFFEDTLRAGHYKNDKVSVDLMIKSSPDVIKDLLDFGVDFQRDENGNLVFTREGAHSDKRILFYQDTTGKEITSRLLAAVKKRPNITLMEHTCLLDILEEDNRCYGGVVRLENGDLEKITADVTVLASGGVGGLYKNSTNFKHLTGDALAISLKHDIELKDMSYVQIHPTTLYQENPKERLFLISESVRGEGALLYDKNMNRFVDELQPRDVVAQAILKQMEKDGTDHVWEDLRTISKKELEEHFPNILAHCREAGYDPFTECIPVVPAQHYFMGGIKVNHHSKTTMDALYAVGETACNGVHGQNRLASNSLLESLVFAKRAAKDLVAHYETVAKLPESLSELDLEDYQDQESLEEDYKKMVLEKLTEQNQLASCIV; this is encoded by the coding sequence ATGAAAACAAATGTACTTATTGTAGGGAGTGGTTGTTCAGGGCTTTATACGGCGCTGAATTTGCCACAAGAACTTCAAATTACTATTATTACTAAAGATACATTAGAAAATAGCGATTCCTTTTTAGCTCAAGGTGGCATTTGTATGTTAAAAGATGATTCGGATTATGAATCGTTTTTTGAGGACACTTTGCGAGCTGGTCATTATAAGAATGACAAGGTTTCTGTTGATTTGATGATTAAGTCATCACCTGATGTTATCAAAGATTTGCTTGATTTTGGTGTGGATTTTCAACGTGATGAAAATGGCAATCTAGTCTTTACACGTGAGGGTGCGCATTCGGATAAACGCATTCTCTTTTATCAAGACACAACAGGAAAAGAAATCACAAGTAGATTGCTTGCTGCGGTTAAAAAGCGTCCAAACATTACGTTGATGGAACACACCTGTTTGCTTGATATTTTAGAAGAAGATAATCGTTGTTACGGTGGCGTGGTGCGTCTTGAAAATGGTGATTTGGAAAAAATCACAGCTGACGTGACTGTTCTTGCCAGCGGTGGTGTTGGTGGTTTGTATAAAAACAGCACCAATTTCAAACATTTGACAGGTGATGCGCTAGCTATTTCTCTAAAACATGACATTGAACTCAAGGATATGTCTTATGTGCAAATTCACCCAACCACTCTTTATCAAGAAAATCCAAAAGAACGCTTATTTTTGATTTCTGAATCCGTTCGTGGGGAAGGGGCACTGCTTTACGATAAAAATATGAATCGTTTTGTGGATGAATTGCAGCCTCGTGACGTTGTAGCACAAGCTATTTTAAAACAAATGGAAAAAGACGGCACAGACCATGTTTGGGAAGATTTACGCACCATTTCCAAAAAAGAATTGGAAGAGCATTTTCCAAATATCTTGGCACATTGTCGTGAGGCTGGCTATGACCCATTCACAGAATGTATTCCTGTCGTGCCAGCGCAGCATTATTTCATGGGTGGAATTAAGGTTAATCACCACAGCAAAACAACCATGGATGCTCTGTATGCGGTTGGTGAAACAGCTTGTAATGGTGTGCATGGGCAAAACCGTCTGGCAAGTAATTCGCTGCTTGAAAGTCTCGTTTTTGCGAAACGTGCGGCTAAAGATTTGGTGGCTCACTATGAAACAGTTGCTAAATTGCCAGAAAGCTTGTCAGAGCTAGATTTGGAAGATTATCAAGACCAAGAAAGTCTCGAAGAGGACTACAAGAAAATGGTGCTTGAAAAGTTAACCGAGCAAAATCAACTGGCTAGTTGTATTGTATAG
- the nadA gene encoding quinolinate synthase NadA, which yields MNTREMQDEILRLKKEKGVCILAHAYQSQDIWEVADFVGDSFALSKYAAKAPQDTIIMCGVRFMAETVKVLSPEKTSILANPMAGCPMAAQIDKKLVSWLKEAHPDYTVVAYINTTSEVKTLVDVCVTSSSAVKIISNIDNDKILFVPDRNLGQWVAEQCPNKQFEFFKGGCPTHMRMRKRDVIRAREEHPNAKVLVHPECLAEVTELADFAGSTTEIMAYAKNSSEKEFIIGTESSIVQHLQFECPDKRFYLLSTECVCHNMKMTTLADIYNCLLGQAGEEITLDEETINGARRSIDQMILLGQK from the coding sequence ATGAATACAAGAGAGATGCAAGATGAGATTTTACGTCTCAAAAAGGAAAAAGGGGTCTGCATTTTAGCCCATGCCTACCAAAGTCAGGATATTTGGGAAGTGGCTGATTTTGTCGGTGACTCTTTTGCCTTGAGTAAATACGCTGCCAAAGCACCACAAGACACAATTATCATGTGTGGCGTTCGTTTCATGGCAGAAACTGTCAAGGTTCTATCTCCTGAAAAAACATCTATCCTAGCAAATCCAATGGCTGGCTGTCCAATGGCTGCGCAAATTGATAAAAAGTTAGTCAGCTGGTTAAAGGAAGCTCACCCAGATTACACCGTTGTTGCTTATATCAACACAACATCAGAAGTAAAAACACTTGTTGACGTTTGTGTGACATCTTCTTCTGCTGTCAAAATCATCAGTAACATTGACAATGACAAAATCCTTTTTGTTCCAGACCGCAATCTTGGACAATGGGTCGCTGAACAATGTCCTAATAAGCAATTTGAATTTTTCAAAGGTGGCTGTCCAACGCATATGCGCATGCGTAAACGTGATGTCATTCGTGCGCGTGAAGAACATCCAAATGCCAAAGTTCTTGTTCACCCAGAATGTCTAGCAGAGGTAACCGAATTAGCTGATTTTGCAGGAAGTACCACAGAAATCATGGCTTACGCCAAAAACAGTTCTGAAAAAGAATTTATCATCGGTACCGAAAGCAGTATTGTCCAACATTTGCAATTCGAATGTCCAGACAAACGTTTCTATCTGTTATCAACCGAGTGCGTTTGCCACAATATGAAAATGACAACACTAGCCGATATTTATAATTGCTTACTCGGTCAAGCAGGCGAAGAAATCACCCTAGATGAAGAAACAATCAATGGTGCACGCCGCTCTATCGACCAAATGATTCTACTCGGACAAAAATAA
- a CDS encoding endonuclease MutS2, which translates to MNNRILEQLEFDKVKQLFAGYLQTEQGQDELRKLEPMTEPDRISRSFDEMSDMEQIFIEHHSFGMGSLRDISESMRRLELDADVNISEIIDIKKVLQVSAEIKHFYNDLENVELSALNTLFEKIELLPSLQGSLQAINDGGFIENFASSELDRIRRQINHDEGRVRQILQDILKKQADHLTETLIASRNGRAVLPVKNSYRNRISGVVHDISASGSTVYIEPRAVVQLNEEITQLRADERHEMARILRELSNMLRPHTNIIRNNAWVLGHLDFVRAKFLFMQENNAIVPQLSADKTVQLLQARHPLLTDPVANDLHFLNELTVIVITGPNTGGKTVMLKTLGLAQLMAQSGLPILADKGSKIAVFNEIFADIGDEQSIEQSLSTFSSHMTNIVEILAAADKDSLVLVDELGAGTDPQEGASLAIAILEHLRLMEIKTMATTHYPELKAYGIETEFVENASMEFDTETLSPTYHFMQGVPGRSNAFEIARRLGLAEIIVNEAERLTDSDTDVNHIIERLEEQNHESRKRLDHIKEVEQDNLKFNRAVKKLYNEFSHAKDKELEKARAKAQEIVDKAMTESEEILKNLHDRASLKPHEVIEAKSQLKKLAPEVDLSKNKVLKKAKKLRAPRVGDDIVVTAYGQRGTLVNQGKNGKWEVQVGLIKMTLKEDEFTLVKVQEEAQKPKKKQVNVVKKSKKSAGPRARLDLRGKRYEEAMQELDEFIDQALLNNMAQVDIIHGIGTGVIREGVTKYLRRNKHVKSFGYAPQNAGGSGCTIANLG; encoded by the coding sequence ATGAACAACAGAATTTTAGAACAGTTAGAATTTGATAAAGTCAAGCAACTTTTTGCTGGCTATTTACAGACTGAGCAAGGCCAAGACGAGTTACGTAAACTTGAGCCAATGACTGAGCCTGACCGCATTTCACGTTCCTTTGATGAAATGTCGGACATGGAACAGATTTTCATTGAACACCATTCTTTTGGAATGGGGAGTTTGCGTGACATTTCTGAAAGTATGCGTCGCTTGGAATTGGATGCTGACGTTAATATTTCAGAAATTATCGACATCAAGAAAGTCTTGCAAGTCTCAGCTGAAATCAAGCATTTTTATAATGATTTGGAAAATGTAGAGTTGTCTGCATTAAATACTCTTTTTGAGAAGATTGAATTGTTGCCAAGTCTGCAAGGTAGCTTACAAGCGATTAATGACGGTGGTTTCATTGAAAATTTTGCAAGTTCAGAATTAGACCGTATTCGTCGCCAAATCAATCATGACGAAGGTAGAGTTCGTCAAATTTTGCAGGATATTTTGAAAAAACAAGCTGATCATTTGACAGAGACTTTGATTGCTAGTCGTAATGGTCGTGCGGTTTTGCCTGTGAAAAATAGCTACCGCAACCGTATTTCAGGGGTTGTGCATGATATTTCGGCATCAGGAAGTACGGTTTATATTGAACCGCGCGCAGTAGTGCAACTTAATGAAGAAATCACGCAATTGCGAGCAGATGAACGTCACGAAATGGCACGTATTTTACGTGAATTGTCAAATATGCTTCGCCCACATACTAATATTATTCGTAACAATGCGTGGGTTTTAGGGCATTTGGATTTTGTTCGTGCTAAGTTCCTCTTCATGCAGGAAAACAACGCAATCGTGCCACAATTATCAGCAGATAAAACCGTGCAACTATTACAAGCTCGCCACCCGCTTTTGACCGATCCAGTCGCCAATGACCTTCATTTTCTTAACGAATTGACCGTTATTGTTATTACAGGCCCAAATACTGGTGGTAAGACAGTCATGTTGAAAACATTAGGCTTAGCGCAGCTTATGGCGCAATCAGGCTTGCCAATCTTGGCTGACAAAGGTAGTAAAATCGCCGTATTTAATGAGATTTTTGCAGATATTGGCGACGAGCAATCTATCGAACAAAGTTTGTCAACATTCTCAAGCCATATGACAAATATTGTTGAGATTTTGGCAGCAGCAGATAAAGATAGTCTTGTCTTGGTCGATGAATTGGGAGCAGGAACTGACCCACAAGAAGGTGCCAGTCTTGCGATTGCCATTCTTGAACACCTTCGTCTCATGGAAATTAAAACCATGGCAACGACACATTATCCAGAATTGAAAGCTTACGGTATTGAGACAGAATTTGTGGAAAATGCCAGTATGGAATTTGATACAGAGACATTAAGTCCAACTTATCATTTTATGCAAGGTGTACCAGGGCGCTCAAATGCCTTTGAAATTGCTCGTCGTCTTGGTTTAGCAGAGATTATTGTCAATGAAGCAGAGCGTTTGACAGACTCTGATACGGATGTTAACCATATCATCGAGCGTTTGGAAGAACAAAACCATGAAAGTCGTAAACGACTTGACCATATCAAAGAAGTGGAACAAGATAACCTCAAATTCAATCGTGCGGTCAAGAAACTTTATAACGAATTTTCACATGCCAAGGACAAAGAACTTGAAAAAGCTCGCGCCAAAGCGCAAGAAATTGTGGATAAAGCCATGACAGAGAGTGAAGAAATTCTCAAAAATCTTCATGATAGAGCAAGCCTTAAACCGCATGAAGTTATTGAAGCCAAAAGTCAGCTGAAAAAATTGGCGCCTGAAGTTGATTTGTCGAAAAATAAAGTCCTCAAGAAAGCTAAAAAATTGCGCGCACCGCGCGTGGGTGATGACATTGTCGTCACAGCTTACGGACAACGCGGAACATTGGTTAACCAAGGGAAAAACGGGAAATGGGAAGTGCAAGTTGGTCTTATTAAAATGACACTTAAAGAGGACGAATTTACCCTTGTTAAAGTTCAAGAGGAAGCCCAAAAACCGAAGAAAAAACAAGTCAATGTGGTCAAGAAAAGCAAAAAATCAGCTGGTCCACGTGCCCGCCTTGATCTTCGTGGTAAACGCTATGAAGAAGCCATGCAAGAATTGGATGAATTTATCGACCAAGCCTTGCTAAATAACATGGCACAAGTCGATATTATTCACGGTATCGGAACAGGTGTTATCCGTGAAGGTGTCACAAAATACCTTCGCCGCAACAAACACGTCAAATCATTTGGTTATGCCCCACAAAATGCAGGTGGCAGCGGCTGCACCATTGCAAATCTAGGGTGA
- a CDS encoding CvpA family protein, whose product MLSILLVLILIWHFYIGYSRGIILQTYYFIASIVSLVIASQFYQTLAEKITLWIPYSNASQGATVNFFTDVNIFDLDQVYYAGVAFTAIYVVVYLLFRFIGILVHLAPINHFDNVKMNCVSGVLAILVTLIFFNLVFTILATVPMTTVQNILSGSFLGRVIVNDLPPLSNIIKALWVTAILG is encoded by the coding sequence ATGTTATCAATTCTTCTTGTATTGATTTTAATCTGGCATTTTTATATCGGTTATTCACGTGGGATTATTTTGCAAACCTACTATTTCATAGCAAGTATTGTCTCACTTGTGATTGCTAGCCAGTTTTATCAAACATTAGCTGAAAAAATAACGCTGTGGATTCCCTATTCTAATGCTAGTCAGGGAGCAACGGTGAATTTTTTTACGGACGTTAATATTTTTGATTTAGATCAAGTTTATTATGCGGGAGTAGCTTTTACAGCCATTTATGTGGTGGTTTATTTGCTTTTTCGTTTCATCGGTATTTTGGTGCATTTGGCGCCAATCAATCACTTTGATAATGTTAAAATGAATTGTGTCAGTGGTGTTTTAGCGATTTTAGTCACATTGATATTTTTCAATCTTGTATTTACAATATTAGCGACTGTTCCTATGACGACGGTGCAAAATATTCTATCAGGCAGCTTTCTTGGGCGCGTGATTGTCAATGATTTGCCACCTTTATCGAATATTATAAAAGCGTTATGGGTAACAGCGATTCTAGGATAA
- the zapA gene encoding cell division protein ZapA codes for MKSKNRYRFVFGDKPLTLTTDKDNLFMEEVERVAKEKYNTIKEKLPQADNETIAILMAINSLSTQLSREIEVEKMEKELTALRAEAIVDIKEKASKSDSDED; via the coding sequence ATGAAAAGTAAAAATCGTTATAGATTCGTCTTTGGTGATAAACCACTCACATTGACAACGGATAAGGATAATCTCTTCATGGAAGAGGTTGAGCGTGTAGCCAAAGAAAAATATAATACTATCAAGGAAAAATTACCACAAGCTGATAATGAAACGATTGCTATTTTGATGGCTATCAATTCGCTTTCTACTCAGCTTAGTCGTGAGATTGAAGTTGAAAAGATGGAAAAAGAATTGACGGCTCTTCGCGCTGAAGCGATTGTAGATATTAAGGAGAAAGCCAGCAAGTCTGATTCCGATGAGGATTAA
- the rnhC gene encoding ribonuclease HIII: MNTIVMKMGKDDLQNLIKALTSQQVNNNNPYVTFAAKVKGVTVLVYTSGKVVFQGANAETIAEQFGYQSASQSTSDTVSGQNIPLIGSDEVGNGSYFGGLAVVASFVTPDDHALLKKLGVDDSKNLTDSKIRQIAPILENNIKHKALLLSPQKYNQVVGKGKMHNAVSVKVALHNQAIYLLLQDGVKPEKIVIDAFTSRQNYQKYLKNEANQFANPLTLEEKAEGKYLAVAVSSIIARNLFLENLDKLSQEVQYKLPSGAGSQSDKVASQILTAYGMSGLEHTAKLHFANTQKAQALLKK, from the coding sequence ATGAATACCATTGTTATGAAAATGGGTAAAGATGATTTGCAAAATCTGATAAAGGCACTAACTAGCCAGCAAGTCAACAATAACAATCCCTATGTCACTTTTGCGGCAAAAGTAAAAGGGGTTACGGTTCTTGTTTACACATCTGGCAAAGTCGTCTTTCAGGGTGCAAATGCGGAAACTATCGCTGAACAATTTGGCTATCAATCAGCTAGCCAGTCAACAAGTGACACCGTTAGTGGTCAGAATATACCCCTTATCGGCTCAGATGAGGTTGGTAATGGGTCTTATTTTGGTGGACTGGCTGTTGTTGCTAGTTTTGTGACCCCTGATGACCATGCCTTGCTTAAAAAGCTTGGAGTAGATGATTCCAAGAACTTAACAGACAGCAAAATCCGTCAAATCGCCCCAATCTTAGAAAACAATATCAAGCATAAAGCTCTGCTATTGTCCCCACAAAAATACAACCAAGTCGTCGGTAAAGGAAAAATGCACAACGCTGTCTCTGTCAAAGTAGCTCTTCACAATCAAGCTATTTATCTGCTTCTCCAAGACGGTGTCAAGCCCGAAAAAATTGTTATCGATGCTTTTACCAGTCGGCAAAATTATCAAAAATACCTTAAAAATGAAGCCAACCAATTTGCTAATCCGCTGACACTCGAAGAAAAAGCTGAAGGAAAATATTTGGCAGTTGCCGTCAGCTCAATCATCGCTCGCAACCTTTTCTTAGAAAATCTCGATAAACTTAGCCAAGAAGTTCAGTACAAACTCCCAAGCGGTGCTGGTAGCCAGTCAGATAAAGTTGCGAGTCAAATTTTAACAGCCTATGGCATGTCTGGCTTAGAACATACTGCCAAGCTTCATTTTGCAAATACCCAAAAAGCGCAAGCATTATTAAAAAAATAA